TTAGACTTAATAAAGATCTTTTCccttattttattatattttatataaaaaaaaaaaaaaaaaaagaaagaaagaaaagaaaaaagactgtctatataaataatataaagtcatgaaaagaaaataaatataaaattttgtcataaaatattaatatttataaaataatatatatataacaaatatatatatatatatatatttatatataaatatttaattaattaaatgaatattatagaatatttaaattaaaattttcatttttaaataaataatgattgATTGGTCTTTTCAATTCtcctttaatttttaattttttttttttttttttggcTTGTTCTATTTTGctattatattcattttttatgaatGTTTTGACTTTgtattactttttttttgtattttctTTAAGTATTTGTATAGCATATATAGATCAAGAAAATGTTTTTAAACATTTATGTGTATTTTTTCTGTATGATcatgaagaaaaaaaaaaaaaaaaaaaaaaaaaagatcTGTAATATCACGGTctacattttattttgtttttcgCAAATACTTTAattgtatacatatatatatatatatatattacaaattaaaaaaaaaaataaaataaaatgtaccataaatattttggacaatatatataatgtgatataatataataaatagaaaaatttcaataaagaaattgagtttattttatataatacgAGTTAgacaaataaatatatattaaaaaaaaaaattataaatgtatatatatttttacaaaatattttgtaacatcatattctatatttggtttttatttttcaagTGTAATTATAGTTTATGTAAGCATATATCAGGATATTTAGTTGTATTTCTCACAAATTAcaaaatcatatataattcttcttttttttcttttttttttttttttcatttatattatatttgcataacatatcatatatatttaaatcttttttttaatttttttttattttttttttatactgtgtatatataatattttttattttttttttccctaatttgtatatataacaaaataacCAAATTATGACAAAATTGTTTTTCATTAATTATGCGtttgtaataattttttcgtttaatttatttgttaaGTGTGGAGATGACATAAGtaatactttttttaaatttgaATTTTGTGAAGCTACTTCTACTTTTTCAAGTATTGGTGAAAATGGTCTACCACAATATGCTGCTGAAAATGCCTTAACAAGAGGTTCCGGATATTGGTGTTCAGAAGGGAAACATAATGTTAATGATGTCGTTTCTTGGATAGGCCACTTAAAAAATGTACGATCTCTGAATGggataataatacattGGGCCTATACACCTGGAGAAGTATCCATTTTAGCTAGCTATGATGGTAACGAACCATATGAGGAAGTAGTTCCATATCAAGTACTTGAATCTAGAGTTGGtaaaatatgaatactaaatataatgttaatattaaaacaatttattgtatataatgataaatgTGTAATGTGCtacatatttatacttttacataataaagcatttatttaatttgtatttataattcattgattcatttattcattctttctttctttctttctttatttatttatttatttattttattttttattattttatttttttttttcttttaaagGAAATGTtgtacaaaatataatttttaatcATGTTATTAGAGCAAAATCTATTAAGGTTAATATGAGGCATGCTATTCATGATTATTTTGGTATAAATTTTACCAACGTGTTAGGTTCAAGAGATCCAACCTTAAGAATCCAGAGTGGAATGTCTAGCTTGACACAAGATTTATGTTTACAAATCGATGAAAAGAATGAAGTGGTTTTAGATGGATGTATTACTGCTATATCCTATTTAGATGGTCGAGATTTGTGGAAATTAAATTCtaaaaatcaaatatataatccAATTAATAATCTATGTATAACATTAAAAGATAATTTAATAGCAAACGGTGGTAGACTCATATTAGAAGATTGTAATGCAAGCTTAGAACATAATGATGGACGTAGTAGTTGGCAATTATTACCAAATAATCaattgaaaatattaagaaatggtaatttttgtttatcCCAAGATGGTCATAAATCTGGAAGTATTGATGTTGCTCTTCATAAAGAATGTATGTCTACATTATCATCGGATAATAAGAATCATTCACCTGATAAAGTCGTTGATGGACTTTTGGACACGTTTTGGGTATCACAAGAATTCAATTTGGATACTGCTCCAGATTCAGTGCATTTTGATGTAAATTTAGgtagtatatataaattacaaAAAGCTATTATTGACTGGAAATATCCAGCCACCAAATATTCAATCAGTTTAAGCAATGATGGTGAAAATTATAAGGAGGTTAGTAGTAATTTAGCGAATTTTTTAAGAAGTACTATAAACAATTTACATAATACAGAAGCTCAATATATCAGATTAACTCTAAGGGCACCGAATCCAGAGTTCTCTGAAGagaataaattattttatggtataaaaaaattttctgTATATTCTAACAGAATTAAATCTATTGTTGATGATTGcgataaaataaaagatacAGATGATGCTCGAGATAAATACTTTTTTGAGTTTGTATCTGAAGTGAATTTACAAGAAGGGAAAGAATTAAAACGATTAGATAATGAATTACAACTATATGCtgaaaaaatacaaaatgaagctttaaaaatacaaagTTTAAATCctaaattaaaaaagtGTAAGTTAGAAAAAGAGAAAAGACACAAAGATATtagtaatataaaaaatgttattctaaaaaatatatatgaagtTATTAAACAAACggaaaatattataaaaatgaatcCATTAAGTTCTTACTATTCTACATCAACAAAAGAATTAGGACAAACAAGTGATAATCCAGCAGATAATTGctttcatttaaaaaatgcGTTACCTAGTTCTCCTTCAggtttttattatgtattaaCTACATGTTCTCAAAATGTGTTAAGAGTATTTTGTGATATGAAAATTGGTGctacatattatattccaTTTGTTGacaataaaattattaacaaattaaaagatGTTGAAAATGTATGTGCTACATATGGATTGAATCctattcatttatatcatGAAAGTCAAATATATACCTTAAGAAAAGTATTTGATACTATGGATATAAACATAACAAATCCAGTTCCTTTAGCTATTCGTAAAGAAGATTCTGagttttattattctctTGATTTTCAAACAAATGTTCATGACATTATAGCCAAATTTGGAACTCCTGTAGGTAATACATTTggtataaataatattggGGTAACTTACTTTGATTCGTCCAGTAGTGAAATGTCTGCTTTTGTATGTTcggataatataaattctaTCAATTTACCAGAACCATTTGTAAATTTGGATTGTCAAAGTAGTTTAAAAGAAACAAGTGAAATCGAGAAGATGATTGgaaatgaatatttaattaaatgtCCTCATGACTGTTTAGAAAGGGATATTGAAGAGAGTGTCATAGGTGGTGAaggtaatatatattctgAAGATAGTTCAATATGTTTATCTGCTATACATGCAGGGATATATGATAAGCACTATTTAATACATCTAAGGGTTATTAATGCTTTAAATGAATATGGAGGTTTTTTCCAAAATGGTATTATATCAGAAAGTTTTCTAAATAATACACAAGAAGTTGgatttaaattatttcaCGTTCCTCCCAAATGTCCAAAGGATGATATTACtagtaataattataataataataattattattattattatgataatagTAGTGCAATGTTTTCTTTCCTAGAGTTGGAcaataaaatgaataatgtTAATGATAAATTTGATAATAACGATTATACTTATGTTGATTCTTCCACTGCTGATGCTATTAACGATTTGATAACTATAGTAAATAAGCAAGTTGGTAGTACAGATCCAACTTTTTTAgcattaataaataaacaatcaataaaaattatttctaACGCAAGAAGATATCTAAAACCAACAgaaatatttgaaaaaaacATAGAACTTTTATCTAATGAAACACTAAAAGATGTAGAAAAAGTATTCaatttaataaaagtatTATCATCAAAAATTAATTCCGAGTTGGAGAagagaaaatataaattagAAATTTTAGTAGATGAAAGATTAAGACAAAAGGAATTTGAATCATGGAAATTAGATAATGTagataatatttatgatacATTCGAAATAATTAATTCTGTACAATTACAACAAGTTGGAAAATGGAACATATTAGATAATCCATTATATGAAGGTATAAATGGTATAACATTAGTTCAAAATGTACGTGTTTACAATTCACCGGAAAATAGTGTGATCAATTCATTTAATGGAAGTTATGCTTTTTTAAGatataaatcattttatgattttgtattttctacatatgtaaatataaaaggtGTAGGATCGGTTGGACTCATATTTAGATCATATgacaaatataatttttatatgctagaattaaataatgatagaCAAAAGAATGAATTTAATAAGAGATTGCTAAaatttgaaaataatatagtaACAGAATTAGCTATTGTTAATGGAAATGATTTACAAGAAGGAGATTGGTTTGTAGTTAGAATAGAATGTATAGGATctaaaataatgataacagttcttaaaacaaataaacCTATATATGAATTACCAAAACctgatataataataaatgatgatTTTACTTCATCTGGAACTATTGGATTTTATACCTATGGTATAGATAATGTACaatttacaaatataacAGTAGAATCGGTAGAATGTTCAACAAAGGAAATATTATCATACAACATTTCTCCCATAAgttgtaatatatatgaagaatattatgtaggaaaatttaataaatcatatatagCATTTGATTCAGAGAATTCAAATGGTGGTACATCTAATTGGAAATTTGCAAAAAATATTGGAAATGAAAAACATGTTATACTACAAAATTCAAATAAGAAAGAAGTAGAAAATGAAGAACAAATAccttcttttattattttacaaAACAAAAGTTGTCAAACTGGTGTGCTAAATTTTTCAGTTTATCCTGAATGTAGTAACGGAATTGTAGGTACTATGTTCAAATTTTTAGATTCCAAAAATTATACCATCTTAGAAATAGGATCTGGATTTACGCGCTTAAGACAAAACGTGAATGGGAAATTCCAATTATTATCTAAATCTATTATTTCTGGATATAAGGAACACATATGGAATCGTGTAACCGTATCCTTTAGCtctaataatattaatgtaaATTTAGGTACTGGATTTATGACATATCCTATATTTAGTTTAATTGGATTACATTTATCGGATGGAGAATCCGTTGGATTTACTTCTTATAATTGTTCAAATGTATCTTTTAGTAATATCTATATGCACCCTTTTGATTTTAAACCTTATACTCCAACACCTACTTTAGATACTGAAAGTTTCCTACCTCCAATTTTCTCAAAATTCAACCAAGTTACAATAAAAGAGGAAGATCAATTACAAGACATGGGATACAAACAAATAGGTGACAATAAAAATTCTGATATTAGTAAGGAATCGGCAATAGATAAACATTCATTTGAGGATTCGACTCGTCAAATGAAGAAGGATGCTTATTATTGTGCTActcataaaaatatagttgatataataaattattgtaatcaatatgataaagaaaatgataattGTACAAATGAATTCTGTACTATATGCTGTAATAACATAGATACAAAAGAGGAAGAAGATATTAGAACATGTGAAATTTTATGTCAAAAATTGGATGATAAAATTCTTCAAACATCTGAAGTTTTGAATTATCTTAAAAAATCATGTATTGAATCTCCAaatgaagaattaaaaatatcgtgtgaagatgataatgataaagaaGAATGTTTGATAGAAATGTGTGAAATGTGTTGTCAATCTGTTACTATACCGGACGATTTGTTAACTAGCCATATGGATATTGATTCTTTGACAAATCACTGTATATCGTTATGTGATAAACCATGAGcattttaaaagaaaaataaataaataatatatatatatatatatatatatatatatatatatatcatgatatgaatatataaataaataaataaatacatatatttatatatgtatataggtcaacatttttttttttttttcttacaTCATGCATTGTTGATTTAATAGGTGATACgtacaaatatatattttctcaaaaaaaaaaaaaaaaaaaaaaaaaaattttaaatagTCATTTACATATGAATGTCCAACAGTTATGTACAtttgaataaaataaggaaaaatatattattcattgCACATTctatacatttatatttctatcTATATTctttgtatttttatttattattataattttttttatatatgagttatttttacttcaatgaaaaatattaaatggtatttataatcatgaatagtatataatatatatatatatatatagatccatataagatattttttcatcgtgtatttaattttgcaaaaaaaggaaaaaagaaagtatttacaaatatatttacaaaatgtagtataaaaaaaatatgtacaccatttattaaaaaaacaCGTTACACcaatgtattatatatataaaaataatgttattatatatttacaaaatatatggGAAGATTATTTTCCTATTCCtatattaagaaaaaaataaaataattaaaaaaaatatattttttcaaaaaaaatttgaaattaaaattttttatataattttataaataaattactTGGGATATGTGTTAGCTAAAACTTTTAAATACCATTCATGTGTTAGTATACCTATGtgattaaaaaaaaaatatgctTATATAATAGTAACCATTTAAAGAAAACAATCTgtttgaataatataaataataagtTATTACCATTTTTAATTAAGATTAATGAAACTAAAAGGAAATTCAATAAGCTgaattaatttaaaaataaaataaaataaataataaaaatagacGATTAGATAAAATcaagaaatatataaagatatataatatattagtatgtttaattttaattttttttttttatttttttaaataacCATGTgatatttttgtttaataagaagaacgaaaaatatattaaaatttctGCAAAATAATGTGGACAACTcacaaaatgaaaaaaacCTCCATATGGTACTTTATAAAAAGTGtcacttttttttattcctAACATAGAAGggttaatatatatatatatgaaaatattatttattcgtattattgtatttattttattgtaaACCTTTTGGGCGTAGCCTAGCTAATCGAAGATGAGAGTCAAACTAAAATAAAAGacacatatatatgcatatatatatatatatataatttttatttttattttttttaatttatgcctgaattatatttccaaaaatgaaaaggaGAAGAGGGGAAATTATTGACCAgttataatttattttctccTTATTGTATAGGGAAAAAGGTGTTATAATGTAGAAGCTAATGTgttaaaagaataaaataatatatatatatatatatatatatatatatatatttatactttattatcaaatatagtttaattttatatttttatttttgaattatttattataataccTTATTCCCAAAAGATATGAAGAAATATGCATGAACGATTTTGTAGTGGTCCTAACTAAGAATAATTGTTCGAAAAACCTTCttaataaatgaatttCAAAAATGAGATTGGTTAGACAAATGTGATAATAAActaaaaagaaataaaaataaatatatatattagttTGTCTCacttaaattttttttatatatatatttttaatataaaaatccactatttttttccttttataattttttaaaacatttgatataataataaataatataagaaatatattaccaTTTTGTTGATTATTTAGATTATATTGAAAGTCCTtaataagaagaaaaagaaaaagagaaagaaaaaaacagtttatatattaatttaaaaaaaaaaaaaaaaaatatattaaatttttttttttttttttctctctctctctttttttttttttttttttttttttttttttttatacttgAAATACAATTATTGAATTAATAAGTAAACCAATGATATAAAAGTGTGAAAAATAAGTCTTggaaattataaaattatcaaATATACTTTTGAACTTATAAAGCTTAGTATTATATGGTTCTTCATCTTTTTCGATTTTtagaaataaatttttcCCATGTAGTGCCCATTTATTTAAAgatttaaaataaaaggttaagaacaaaagaaatatatctataaCGTAATATAAGCACACGAAAACAATAGCATTATTCATATGTTTTGTATAAAAGTATAGCATTTTATGttcttatttattcataattataaacaAACAAAACTTATTTCTAAAggttattaatatatatatatatatatatatatatataaatgtgatatataaaattatattccaatatcatatattttgtgaaaataatgtaataactttgtatatttatatcttaaaaaaaaaaattttttttttttttagaacTAGCCACTTTTTTTATGTGccatatataatatatatattatattttttttaatcacataaatctttataaaatatatttaaatatgtgtataataaataaatattcattttattatgaaaacttattttatcattttgtgaaataataaaaacaactttattttaacaacaaaaaaaaaaaataagctttcatttataataaagtaaaaaaaaaaaaaaaaagaaaagaaactatataaaatttaacatataataGCAAATTCAATATTGATGTATTAAGTTTATATTAGTAAAactatatttttactattTCTTATTGTTACGtgcatataatatataatattttttcttttataataatatgtaatttttatagcttattatataatatatatcaaaatttAAATGCATAAAcatatgtttaaaaaaaaaaaaaaaaaaaaaaaaaatacatagtgtttgttctttttattaatcTTATTGTATTCCTTAAGGTCAAATTATAAGATATACATAActaattaattattattattattattattattattatttttttgtattataatatacatgtttctttttttatatatatgtgtgtatatGGTTTTATAGGAATATATGATTACATGAAcgtatatttttataagtGTGTGcaatttttctttttttatatatttaaaaactatttatatatttacaagTGTGTTGTGGGTGATTTATTCTAATGCCTGTTATAATTATGACtcaataaaatattataaataaaatacgtgaaccattaaataattcgtcttttatatttatgaatttattcacttaataaaaaaattaaaaagaaaaaagaaaaaaaaaagaaaaaaaagaattgAGATTGTTATAAGTGAAATAGGGCTGTGGTTGTATAgtatgaattatatatatatatatatttaataaaattcGAGCTCAAAAATTTATGAAGACACGAATAAATATTctaaattaaatattacatatatatatatatatatattatttatatgtgtatattttttatatttaaaaaaaaaaaaaaaaaaaaaccttatttatataaccTTTCCTGTTGCATGAAACTTAATAATTTAACCCATaaagtattattatatataatactttattttattttatatacacacaataataatataatatgcaTTAAGgtcttatatattaatatataatacaattataattacattttttCGATATAAGAACTcttttctaatttttttttttttttcccaAAGGTATAGATGTtcttaaataaatatataaacatatatatatatatatatatatatatatatatatatattatacatgtagttatttattttatgtccctttaataaaattaacTTGTTTTATCAAAAAGAAAACGGACATTGTacttaaatataatataaatttatatattatctatatatgATGTAGCAAATTAATATTTCCCTTTGaagaataaatattgaagaaatatatacatatatattttttcccTTATTATAGAAAGGATGaaatttgaaaaatatttcatctGCTTATGTTTTaagaatttattatatttttatcgttatgacatattatatacttaaaatatgtttgtatatttataaaattataaaaaaaaagaaaaaaaaatatatatatatgagtaattataatgaatatggggacatatattattggcttatattattaattatattgtaaatgataatattttgtttgttattttgttaaaatttcttttataagtgaaaaataataaaaaggaaaaaatatattttctttatatatacatatatatattgtatgTGCATGTGTATTTTTTAGTATAATTATGTGCAcgtacatattttattatatataaatgttatacatattatatacatatatatgtataggtatttaaaaaaaaaaaaaaaaaaaaaaaaaaaaaaccttACTTTTAGTAAATggattatttttttatttttattatatatatatatatatatatatatatatatatatattataccattattaaattattataacataaaaatacacattcatcaaatattttgaattatGGTTTAACCAGACAAATTAAgtattcaaaataataagatatatgtataaagggtaaaagaatatattcctaatatatatatatatatatatatatattatatatatatatataaagtaGATATAATTTAGTTTAAGGCACCACTTGTTATTAGAAGTAAGAAATAATactatataaataaaaatggataccatgtataaaataattaacatataaataaatttatatataataattattatacatatgttATGCAATTTATAGTAATCCATTcgttattatattattaataatatatatttttttataatatatatgttcatagtattattattattttattgttatatatatatatatatatatatatataatacattatatatttttttttatattttttttaatactaaattgatattataatttcatattacaattaataatatatttttcaaagaatttaaaaagttttataaaatatattattcgTAGTGTgtaatt
This is a stretch of genomic DNA from Plasmodium reichenowi strain SY57 chromosome 14, whole genome shotgun sequence. It encodes these proteins:
- a CDS encoding dfg10 like protein, putative, giving the protein MLYFYTKHMNNAIVFVCLYYVIDIFLLFLTFYFKSLNKWALHGKNLFLKIEKDEEPYNTKLYKFKSIFDNFIISKTYFSHFYIIGLLINSIIVFQDFQYNLNNQQNVYYHICLTNLIFEIHLLRRFFEQLFLVRTTTKSFMHISSYLLGISFYIITPFSLYNKEKINYNWSIISPLLLFIFGNIIQFDSHLRLARLRPKGIKKSDTFYKVPYGGFFHFVSCPHYFAEILIYFSFFLLNKNITCLLNFLLVSLILIKNGILTHEWYLKVLANTYPKNRKIIFPYIL
- a CDS encoding LCCL domain-containing protein; this encodes MTKLFFINYAFVIIFSFNLFVKCGDDISNTFFKFEFCEATSTFSSIGENGLPQYAAENALTRGSGYWCSEGKHNVNDVVSWIGHLKNVRSLNGIIIHWAYTPGEVSILASYDGNEPYEEVVPYQVLESRVGNVVQNIIFNHVIRAKSIKVNMRHAIHDYFGINFTNVLGSRDPTLRIQSGMSSLTQDLCLQIDEKNEVVLDGCITAISYLDGRDLWKLNSKNQIYNPINNLCITLKDNLIANGGRLILEDCNASLEHNDGRSSWQLLPNNQLKILRNGNFCLSQDGHKSGSIDVALHKECMSTLSSDNKNHSPDKVVDGLLDTFWVSQEFNLDTAPDSVHFDVNLGSIYKLQKAIIDWKYPATKYSISLSNDGENYKEVSSNLANFLRSTINNLHNTEAQYIRLTLRAPNPEFSEENKLFYGIKKFSVYSNRIKSIVDDCDKIKDTDDARDKYFFEFVSEVNLQEGKELKRLDNELQLYAEKIQNEALKIQSLNPKLKKCKLEKEKRHKDISNIKNVILKNIYEVIKQTENIIKMNPLSSYYSTSTKELGQTSDNPADNCFHLKNALPSSPSGFYYVLTTCSQNVLRVFCDMKIGATYYIPFVDNKIINKLKDVENVCATYGLNPIHLYHESQIYTLRKVFDTMDINITNPVPLAIRKEDSEFYYSLDFQTNVHDIIAKFGTPVGNTFGINNIGVTYFDSSSSEMSAFVCSDNINSINLPEPFVNLDCQSSLKETSEIEKMIGNEYLIKCPHDCLERDIEESVIGGEGNIYSEDSSICLSAIHAGIYDKHYLIHLRVINALNEYGGFFQNGIISESFLNNTQEVGFKLFHVPPKCPKDDITSNNYNNNNYYYYYDNSSAMFSFLELDNKMNNVNDKFDNNDYTYVDSSTADAINDLITIVNKQVGSTDPTFLALINKQSIKIISNARRYLKPTEIFEKNIELLSNETLKDVEKVFNLIKVLSSKINSELEKRKYKLEILVDERLRQKEFESWKLDNVDNIYDTFEIINSVQLQQVGKWNILDNPLYEGINGITLVQNVRVYNSPENSVINSFNGSYAFLRYKSFYDFVFSTYVNIKGVGSVGLIFRSYDKYNFYMLELNNDRQKNEFNKRLLKFENNIVTELAIVNGNDLQEGDWFVVRIECIGSKIMITVLKTNKPIYELPKPDIIINDDFTSSGTIGFYTYGIDNVQFTNITVESVECSTKEILSYNISPISCNIYEEYYVGKFNKSYIAFDSENSNGGTSNWKFAKNIGNEKHVILQNSNKKEVENEEQIPSFIILQNKSCQTGVLNFSVYPECSNGIVGTMFKFLDSKNYTILEIGSGFTRLRQNVNGKFQLLSKSIISGYKEHIWNRVTVSFSSNNINVNLGTGFMTYPIFSLIGLHLSDGESVGFTSYNCSNVSFSNIYMHPFDFKPYTPTPTLDTESFLPPIFSKFNQVTIKEEDQLQDMGYKQIGDNKNSDISKESAIDKHSFEDSTRQMKKDAYYCATHKNIVDIINYCNQYDKENDNCTNEFCTICCNNIDTKEEEDIRTCEILCQKLDDKILQTSEVLNYLKKSCIESPNEELKISCEDDNDKEECLIEMCEMCCQSVTIPDDLLTSHMDIDSLTNHCISLCDKP